TTGAAAAATCAAAAATAAAACCCGTGCTTATTGATTTTTTCGCGGAGTGGTGCGGTCCTTGCGTTGCTATGGCTCCAATTCTTAATGAATTAAGCGAAGCAATAGGGGATAAAGCTGAAATAGGAAAGATAGATGTTGACGCTTCAAGGGAAATAGCGGGTAAATATGGAATAATGAGTATTCCAGCTATTAAAATTTTTAAAGACGGAAAAGTTGTTGAAGAAACTGTTGGGTTGCAACCGATGGAAAATTTAAAAGAAATGTTGGAAAAGCACTTATAATAAAATTCAAAACTCAAAACTCAAAATTCCTGCCGGCATGCAAAACTACAACTAAAAATTAAAATATCACAAATTTAAATTAAAATTTGGAAATTGCCTGCCTGCCGGCGAGGCAGGAAAATTGATTGGAAATTCATTGTCACCCTAACGGGTGATCAGCCTTTGGCTGAAAAATTGAAAATTTAAAAATCTATGGAGTGTGTATTTTGTAAAATTATAAAAGGTGAAATTTCTTGTTATAAGGTTTACGAAGATGAAAATTTTTTTGCGTTTTTAGATATTCGTCCGCTTAATCCAGGGCATACTTTAGTTATTCCCAAAAAACATTGCCGCTGGGTTTGGGATGTGGAAAATTTAGGCGAATACTATAAAGTTGTTGGGAAAATAGCTAATGCCATAAAAAAAGCTTTTAACACTGATTATGTTGTTAGCTTGGTTTTTGGGGAAGAAGTTGAGCACGCGCATATTTGGCTTGTTCCAAGATTTAAAAACGACGGACATGGAGCCGCGATTGATTTAAAAAATGTTAAACAGCTAAGCGAGCAAGAAATGAAAGACGCGGCAGAGAAAATTAAATTACATATTAATTAATTTTTCTTTAAGGGGAATTCAATGAAAAATAAAAAAGTTGACAAAAAGATGCGGTCGCACAAGTTTGTCAACTTTTTATTTTTTTTATTTTTAAAATTATTTAAAAATTTTAAAATAAAATGTTAAAGTGTTCGTGTGCTAAAGTGTTAAAGTGTTTTTGACTTATCCACAAAAAAATTAATTATCCCCAGAATTTAGAAAAAAAATGCATTGACACATTTTTTGTTTTGATATTTAATTT
The genomic region above belongs to Patescibacteria group bacterium and contains:
- the trxA gene encoding thioredoxin, translated to MSQIFTNDNFEEEVIEKSKIKPVLIDFFAEWCGPCVAMAPILNELSEAIGDKAEIGKIDVDASREIAGKYGIMSIPAIKIFKDGKVVEETVGLQPMENLKEMLEKHL
- a CDS encoding HIT family protein, translated to MECVFCKIIKGEISCYKVYEDENFFAFLDIRPLNPGHTLVIPKKHCRWVWDVENLGEYYKVVGKIANAIKKAFNTDYVVSLVFGEEVEHAHIWLVPRFKNDGHGAAIDLKNVKQLSEQEMKDAAEKIKLHIN